A genomic stretch from Enterobacter oligotrophicus includes:
- the gdhA gene encoding NADP-specific glutamate dehydrogenase has protein sequence MDQTRSLESFLAHVQQRDPHQSEFAQAVREVMTTLWPFLEENPRYRQMSLLERLVEPERVIQFRVAWVDDRNQVQVNRAWRVQFNSAIGPFKGGMRFHPSVNLSILKFLGFEQTFKNALTTLPMGGGKGGSDFDPKGKSEGEVMRFCQALVTELYRHLGPDTDVPAGDIGVGGREVGFMAGMMKKLSNNSACVFTGKGLSFGGSLIRPEATGYGLVYFTDAMLKRHGLSFEGMRVAVSGSGNVAQYAIEKAMQFGARVVTASDSSGTVVDESGFTAEKLARLCEIKASRDGRVADYAREYGLTYLEGKQPWSVPVDIALPCATQNELDADAARTLIANGVKAVAEGANMPTTIEATDLFLEAGVLFAPGKAANAGGVATSGLEMAQNAARMGWKAEKVDARLHHIMLDIHHACVEYGGEASQTNYVRGANIAGFVKVADAMIGQGVI, from the coding sequence ATGGATCAGACACGCTCTCTGGAAAGTTTCCTTGCCCACGTCCAGCAGCGCGACCCGCATCAAAGCGAGTTCGCGCAGGCTGTTCGTGAAGTCATGACAACACTGTGGCCATTCCTTGAGGAAAACCCGCGTTACCGTCAAATGTCTTTACTTGAGCGTCTGGTTGAGCCAGAGCGCGTGATCCAGTTTCGCGTGGCGTGGGTGGACGATCGCAACCAGGTGCAGGTCAATCGTGCGTGGCGCGTGCAGTTTAACTCGGCTATCGGCCCGTTTAAGGGTGGGATGCGCTTCCACCCTTCCGTGAACCTCTCCATTCTGAAATTCCTCGGTTTTGAGCAGACGTTTAAAAACGCCCTTACCACGCTGCCAATGGGCGGTGGCAAAGGCGGCAGCGATTTCGATCCAAAAGGTAAAAGCGAAGGTGAAGTGATGCGCTTCTGCCAGGCGCTGGTGACCGAGCTGTATCGTCACCTGGGGCCAGACACCGATGTACCTGCTGGTGATATCGGCGTGGGCGGCCGTGAAGTGGGCTTTATGGCCGGGATGATGAAAAAACTCTCTAATAACAGCGCCTGCGTCTTTACCGGCAAAGGATTGTCGTTTGGCGGCAGCCTGATCCGCCCGGAAGCGACCGGATACGGTCTGGTCTACTTCACCGACGCAATGCTTAAGCGTCATGGACTGAGCTTCGAGGGAATGCGCGTGGCGGTTTCAGGCTCCGGCAACGTGGCGCAGTATGCCATCGAGAAAGCGATGCAGTTTGGCGCGCGCGTCGTGACCGCCTCTGACTCCAGCGGCACCGTGGTGGATGAATCGGGCTTTACGGCTGAGAAGCTGGCGCGCCTGTGCGAAATTAAAGCCAGCCGCGACGGTCGCGTGGCGGATTATGCCCGTGAGTATGGGCTGACCTATCTGGAAGGCAAGCAGCCGTGGTCAGTGCCAGTGGATATCGCCCTGCCGTGCGCTACCCAGAACGAGCTGGATGCAGACGCGGCTCGCACGCTTATCGCTAACGGCGTGAAAGCCGTGGCTGAAGGGGCCAATATGCCGACCACCATTGAGGCGACCGATCTGTTCCTGGAAGCAGGCGTTCTGTTTGCGCCGGGGAAAGCCGCGAACGCAGGCGGCGTGGCGACGTCAGGCCTGGAAATGGCGCAGAATGCCGCGCGTATGGGCTGGAAGGCAGAGAAAGTGGATGCCCGTCTGCACCACATCATGCTGGATATTCACCATGCGTGCGTTGAGTACGGCGGTGAGGCGTCGCAGACCAACTACGTGCGCGGCGCGAATATTGCCGGGTTCGTGAAGGTGGCGGATGCGATGATCGGGCAAGGGGTCATCTGA
- a CDS encoding YnjH family protein produces MNRYVMTALCLMLSAGAQADRIRPDVEVNVPPDVFSTSGQRAQPCNQCCIYQDQNYSEGAVIKADGVLLQCQRDERTISTNSLVWRRVKG; encoded by the coding sequence ATGAACCGTTACGTAATGACCGCGTTATGTTTGATGTTATCCGCAGGTGCACAGGCCGACCGAATTCGCCCGGATGTGGAAGTGAATGTGCCGCCGGATGTTTTTAGCACCAGCGGCCAGCGTGCGCAGCCGTGTAACCAGTGCTGCATTTACCAGGATCAAAACTATTCGGAAGGGGCGGTCATTAAAGCGGATGGCGTGCTGCTGCAGTGTCAACGCGATGAACGCACCATCAGCACGAACTCGCTGGTCTGGCGGCGCGTAAAAGGATAA
- a CDS encoding pyrimidine (deoxy)nucleoside triphosphate diphosphatase: MLKTLDVVAAIIEKDDKILLAQRPAYADQPGMWEFAGGKVEAGETQPDALIRELREELGIEAMPEQYVASHQREVSQRLIHLHAWHVPFFSGELKAHYHSALVWCTPEEALMYDLAPADIPLLEAFILLRAARPASSC; encoded by the coding sequence ATGCTGAAAACACTCGATGTCGTTGCCGCTATCATCGAAAAAGACGACAAAATTTTACTGGCGCAGCGCCCGGCTTATGCCGATCAGCCCGGCATGTGGGAATTTGCCGGTGGGAAAGTCGAAGCCGGAGAAACGCAGCCTGACGCGCTGATCCGCGAACTGCGTGAAGAACTTGGCATTGAGGCCATGCCTGAGCAATACGTGGCAAGCCACCAGCGGGAAGTCTCACAGCGGTTGATTCATCTGCACGCCTGGCATGTCCCCTTCTTCAGCGGAGAGCTGAAAGCGCACTACCACAGTGCGCTGGTGTGGTGTACGCCAGAAGAAGCCCTTATGTACGATTTAGCCCCGGCAGATATTCCCCTGCTGGAAGCGTTTATCCTTTTACGCGCCGCCAGACCAGCGAGTTCGTGCTGA
- a CDS encoding carboxymuconolactone decarboxylase family protein, whose product MKETSTWVAPIESIPASLKPIAAMQKKHFGAVLNPTRWWGRMPRLFWLVALFVGFLERRNARLSPVLRSLLMTRVSQLCHCAFCIDANSLRLAGRSGALDKVQAVNDWQHSALFSDEERAALAFAEAVTATPPQVDEAIKAQLKHHFTDEAITEMTALIAFQNLSARFNAALEIPEQGLCATFKEKPHAG is encoded by the coding sequence GTGAAAGAGACATCCACCTGGGTTGCACCCATCGAATCCATTCCCGCCAGCCTAAAACCGATTGCCGCCATGCAGAAAAAACACTTTGGTGCGGTACTTAACCCGACGCGCTGGTGGGGCCGAATGCCGCGTCTGTTCTGGCTGGTGGCGCTGTTTGTGGGGTTTCTGGAGCGAAGAAACGCGCGTCTTTCCCCCGTACTGCGTTCACTGTTGATGACCCGCGTCTCGCAGCTTTGTCACTGTGCATTCTGTATTGATGCCAATAGCTTACGTCTTGCCGGGCGTTCGGGCGCACTGGATAAAGTTCAGGCCGTCAACGACTGGCAGCATTCCGCGTTGTTCAGCGATGAGGAGCGTGCCGCGCTGGCATTTGCTGAGGCGGTCACCGCCACGCCGCCGCAGGTGGATGAGGCCATTAAAGCGCAACTAAAACATCACTTTACGGATGAAGCTATTACCGAAATGACGGCGCTGATTGCGTTTCAAAATCTCTCAGCGCGCTTTAATGCAGCCCTTGAGATCCCGGAACAGGGGCTTTGCGCCACGTTTAAAGAGAAACCGCATGCTGGATAA
- a CDS encoding CDP-alcohol phosphatidyltransferase family protein encodes MLDKHLHPRVKPALNQLAAALDKPFISPDGLTLTGFAIGVLALPFLALGWYPAALIAIVLNRLLDGLDGALARRRGLTDAGGFLDIALDFLFYALVPFGFALAAPAENALAAAWLLFAFIGTGSSFLAFAALAAKHDINNPGYAHKSFYYIGGLTEGTETIALFVLCCLFPAHFTLFARVFGALCWLTTTTRIWSGYVTLKSLSP; translated from the coding sequence ATGCTGGATAAACACCTGCATCCCCGCGTGAAACCGGCGTTAAACCAGCTTGCTGCCGCGCTGGATAAACCCTTTATCTCACCCGATGGATTAACGCTGACCGGGTTTGCTATCGGCGTGCTGGCGCTGCCGTTTCTGGCGCTGGGCTGGTATCCGGCGGCGCTGATTGCCATAGTGCTGAATCGCCTGCTGGATGGTCTGGACGGCGCGCTGGCGCGACGCAGGGGGCTGACGGATGCGGGAGGATTTCTGGATATCGCGCTCGATTTTCTCTTCTACGCGCTGGTGCCGTTTGGCTTTGCCCTGGCCGCACCCGCAGAAAATGCGCTGGCCGCCGCCTGGCTGTTGTTTGCGTTTATTGGCACCGGGAGTAGCTTTCTGGCGTTTGCTGCGCTGGCCGCGAAGCATGACATCAATAACCCTGGCTATGCGCACAAGTCGTTTTATTACATTGGCGGGTTAACGGAAGGGACGGAGACGATCGCGCTGTTTGTGCTGTGCTGCCTGTTTCCGGCGCACTTTACGCTGTTCGCCAGGGTATTTGGCGCGTTGTGCTGGCTGACCACCACAACGCGCATCTGGAGCGGTTATGTGACGCTGAAGTCACTCAGCCCTTAG
- a CDS encoding sulfurtransferase codes for MKRVSQLTALALICGLASFSSMAADMPHSLTLAQLQEQHGAVIDTRTSAFYNGWPTLSGTSGHEPAALNLSASWLGAMNDDQLSGWAKQHQLTPSAPIALYGSDSDNQAVKARLEKAGYSHISTLSDALQTADRLQRLPHFEQLVYPQWLHQLQQGKQVAAAPLGDWKVIEAGWGAPKFYLLNHIPGAGYVDTNDVESEPLWNKVSDDKLKAMLAKHGIRHDTTVILYGRDVYAAARVAQIMLYAGVKDVRMLDGGWKTWSDAGLPVERGMPAKVKPAPDFGAPIPGQPQLMVDMEQARDMLHRQDASLVSIRSWPEFIGETSGYSYIKPKGDIAGARWGHAGSDANHMEDFHNPDGTMRSADDIAAMWKTWHILPEQHVAFYCGTGWRASETFMYARAMGWKNIAVYDGGWYEWSSHPQNPVSTGERGPERSL; via the coding sequence ATGAAACGTGTTTCTCAACTGACCGCGCTGGCCCTGATTTGCGGCCTCGCCTCATTTTCCTCCATGGCGGCTGATATGCCCCACTCTCTCACGCTGGCACAGCTACAGGAACAGCACGGCGCGGTAATCGATACCCGCACCAGTGCGTTTTATAACGGCTGGCCAACGCTGAGCGGAACATCCGGCCATGAACCCGCCGCGCTAAACCTGTCTGCCTCCTGGCTTGGGGCGATGAACGATGACCAGCTCAGCGGCTGGGCGAAACAGCACCAGCTTACGCCATCAGCGCCGATTGCACTTTATGGCAGCGATAGCGATAACCAGGCCGTCAAAGCGCGCCTGGAAAAAGCCGGGTATAGCCATATATCCACACTGAGCGATGCCCTGCAGACGGCCGACCGTTTGCAGCGTTTACCCCACTTTGAACAGCTGGTTTACCCGCAGTGGCTCCACCAGTTACAACAGGGTAAGCAGGTTGCCGCCGCCCCTTTGGGCGACTGGAAAGTCATTGAAGCCGGATGGGGCGCACCGAAGTTTTACCTGCTTAACCATATTCCCGGCGCGGGCTATGTCGATACCAATGATGTCGAAAGCGAGCCGCTGTGGAATAAAGTGTCCGACGATAAGCTAAAAGCGATGCTGGCAAAGCACGGTATCCGTCACGACACCACGGTGATTCTGTATGGTCGTGACGTTTATGCCGCCGCACGCGTGGCGCAGATTATGCTGTATGCGGGTGTGAAGGATGTACGCATGCTGGATGGCGGCTGGAAAACATGGTCCGATGCGGGTCTGCCGGTTGAACGCGGCATGCCTGCGAAAGTGAAACCCGCACCTGATTTTGGTGCGCCGATCCCTGGCCAGCCGCAGCTGATGGTGGATATGGAACAGGCCCGCGATATGTTGCATCGCCAGGATGCCTCGCTGGTCAGCATTCGTTCGTGGCCGGAGTTTATCGGTGAAACCAGCGGCTACAGCTATATTAAGCCAAAAGGCGATATTGCAGGCGCACGCTGGGGCCACGCGGGGAGCGACGCCAACCATATGGAAGATTTCCATAACCCGGACGGCACCATGCGCAGCGCGGATGATATTGCCGCCATGTGGAAAACATGGCATATCCTGCCGGAACAGCACGTCGCGTTCTACTGCGGTACGGGCTGGCGCGCGTCGGAAACCTTTATGTACGCGCGCGCCATGGGCTGGAAGAATATCGCCGTGTACGACGGCGGCTGGTACGAATGGAGCAGCCACCCACAAAATCCGGTATCGACCGGCGAGCGCGGGCCTGAGCGTTCCCTCTAA
- a CDS encoding ATP-binding cassette domain-containing protein gives MLKVKDLTIEPLFRQVSFCVPRGEIVTLMGPSGSGKSTLFSWMVGALSADFQAHGELWLNDRRCDSLPVEKRGLGILFQDALLFDHFSVGQNLMVALPAQITGRARRSAVEQALNSAGLFNHYHSDPATLSGGERARVSLLRALLAQPQALLLDEPFSRLDKALRTSFRAWVFEVVRARNIPVVLVTHDEDDIPPGGKVLSISRWQ, from the coding sequence ATGCTGAAAGTAAAAGATCTCACCATTGAGCCGCTGTTTCGGCAGGTCAGTTTCTGCGTCCCGCGTGGAGAAATTGTCACGCTAATGGGGCCATCCGGTAGCGGTAAATCGACGCTTTTCTCCTGGATGGTGGGCGCGCTGTCGGCTGATTTTCAGGCTCACGGTGAACTGTGGCTCAACGATCGTCGCTGCGATTCGCTTCCCGTGGAAAAACGAGGGTTAGGGATTTTATTTCAGGACGCCCTGCTGTTTGACCATTTCAGCGTCGGGCAGAATTTGATGGTCGCACTTCCGGCGCAGATTACCGGACGCGCACGGCGGTCTGCGGTTGAGCAGGCGCTGAATTCAGCCGGGCTGTTTAACCATTACCACAGCGATCCGGCGACGCTCTCTGGTGGCGAACGCGCCAGGGTGAGCCTGCTCCGCGCCCTGCTCGCCCAGCCGCAGGCGTTACTGCTTGATGAACCGTTCAGCCGTCTGGATAAGGCGCTACGCACGTCGTTCCGGGCGTGGGTATTCGAGGTGGTTCGTGCGCGCAATATTCCGGTGGTGCTGGTCACGCATGACGAAGACGATATTCCACCGGGCGGTAAGGTGCTCAGTATTTCTCGCTGGCAATAA
- a CDS encoding thiamine ABC transporter permease: MAAPLRHPLSGLVWLAMAVIYLPLIPAGAMLLAPVFSVANWQSLLSDQQLPQALTATLVSALTATLGALFIALSLVTLLWPGKQWRRLSTRLPWLLAIPHVAFATSVLLMFAEGGLFYQICTFCSPQLDRFGIGLGLTLAVKESAFVLWVIFAVLPEKRLRQQKIVLQTLGYGRIQAVSWLILPAIAPALGAVMLAVLAWSLSVVDVAIVLGPGNPPTLAVLAWQWLSQGDAQQQAKGTLLCLILLVLLVILSALGYGIWTRWRRTLPDLTGIRRRSPAVLPERLSGWLLPACGLLCSAVLLLLARQDDIGPVGTSLSFGLASSLIALVIIFLWLEWGPQRSALWVWLPLALPALPLVSGQYVVALWLGIDGQYVAVLWSHLLWVLPWMLLVLQPAWRRLDPRLILTARTLGWGRAKIFWLLKCPLLVRPALLAFATGFSVSMAQYIPTLWPGAGRFATLTTEAVALSSGGSVPILANRALGLLLLTGIVFGLAALLSRLAGRYRQGLR, translated from the coding sequence ATGGCTGCGCCGTTACGGCACCCGCTAAGCGGCCTCGTCTGGCTGGCGATGGCGGTGATTTATCTGCCGCTGATCCCCGCCGGTGCCATGCTCCTGGCACCGGTATTTTCTGTTGCCAACTGGCAGTCGCTGCTTAGCGATCAACAGCTACCTCAGGCGCTGACCGCCACGCTGGTGTCTGCGCTTACCGCGACGCTGGGTGCTCTGTTTATTGCTCTGAGCCTTGTCACGCTACTGTGGCCAGGGAAACAGTGGCGACGCCTGAGCACCCGTCTGCCATGGCTGCTGGCGATCCCGCACGTTGCCTTCGCCACCAGCGTGCTGCTGATGTTTGCTGAAGGCGGCCTGTTCTACCAAATCTGCACGTTCTGCTCGCCGCAGCTTGACCGGTTCGGTATTGGGTTGGGTCTGACGCTTGCCGTCAAAGAGAGCGCGTTTGTACTGTGGGTGATTTTCGCCGTGTTGCCGGAAAAGCGTCTGAGACAGCAGAAAATTGTCTTGCAAACCCTCGGCTACGGCCGCATTCAGGCGGTAAGCTGGCTGATTCTGCCAGCCATCGCACCCGCGCTGGGGGCGGTGATGCTGGCGGTACTGGCCTGGTCGCTTTCCGTTGTGGATGTCGCAATCGTTCTGGGACCAGGGAACCCGCCGACTCTGGCGGTGCTGGCCTGGCAATGGCTCAGCCAGGGGGACGCGCAGCAGCAGGCAAAGGGCACACTCCTGTGCCTGATCTTACTGGTGTTGCTGGTCATACTTTCGGCGCTCGGCTACGGCATCTGGACACGGTGGCGACGCACGCTGCCAGACCTCACCGGTATTCGTCGCCGTTCGCCTGCCGTGCTGCCTGAGCGTTTGTCTGGCTGGCTGCTCCCGGCATGTGGACTGCTCTGCAGCGCGGTGCTGTTGCTGCTGGCGCGACAGGACGACATCGGCCCTGTCGGTACCAGCCTGTCATTCGGGCTGGCCTCCAGTCTGATTGCCCTTGTGATTATCTTTCTCTGGCTGGAGTGGGGACCGCAGCGCAGCGCACTGTGGGTGTGGCTGCCGCTTGCGCTCCCGGCGCTGCCGCTTGTTTCCGGGCAATATGTTGTGGCGCTGTGGCTGGGTATCGACGGGCAATACGTCGCCGTGCTGTGGAGCCATCTGCTCTGGGTATTGCCGTGGATGTTGCTGGTGTTGCAACCCGCGTGGCGCAGGCTCGATCCACGGCTTATCCTGACCGCCCGAACGCTGGGCTGGGGACGGGCTAAAATTTTCTGGCTGCTGAAATGCCCACTGTTGGTTCGCCCTGCGTTACTGGCCTTTGCGACCGGCTTTTCGGTGAGCATGGCGCAGTACATACCGACGCTCTGGCCGGGCGCGGGACGCTTCGCCACCCTCACCACGGAGGCCGTCGCGCTCAGCAGTGGCGGCAGCGTCCCGATTCTGGCAAACCGGGCACTGGGACTCTTGTTGTTGACGGGTATCGTGTTTGGCCTTGCCGCGCTGCTTTCCCGGCTCGCAGGCCGCTACCGACAAGGATTACGTTAA
- a CDS encoding ABC transporter substrate-binding protein: protein MRRVRFCAFLTALLLTAPAFATDSWQSLQQQAKGQTVWFNAWGGDQAVNRYLDWVSGEMKTHYAIDLKIVHLADAADAVKRIQTEAAAGRKTHGSVDLLWINGENFRTLKEANLLQTGWAQALPNWRYVDTRKPVTEDFAIPTDGAESPWGGAQLSFIARKASMPTPPENPQALLEYAKQHPGKVSYPRPPDFTGTAFLEQLLLALTAQPEALKKAPDNTFAQVSAPLWDYLDKLHPLLWREGNDFPPSPARMDALLASGSLNLSLTFNPAHAQQKVTRGELPTDSYSFGFHDGMIGNVHFVTIPANASASAGAKVVANFLLSPQAQIRKADPTIWGDPSVLDAATLRAEEAKQLSAHTPAGLPPVLPEPHAAWVNALEQEWLRRYGTR from the coding sequence ATGCGCCGTGTGCGTTTTTGCGCGTTTCTGACAGCTCTGCTGCTGACCGCCCCTGCATTTGCTACAGATAGCTGGCAATCCCTTCAACAACAGGCCAAAGGCCAGACCGTCTGGTTTAATGCCTGGGGCGGCGATCAGGCGGTCAATCGTTATCTCGACTGGGTGAGTGGTGAAATGAAAACGCACTACGCCATCGACCTTAAAATCGTTCATCTGGCCGATGCCGCCGATGCCGTTAAACGTATTCAGACCGAGGCGGCCGCAGGGCGAAAAACTCACGGCTCGGTCGATCTGTTATGGATTAACGGGGAAAATTTCCGCACGCTGAAAGAGGCAAACCTGCTCCAAACCGGATGGGCACAGGCTCTGCCAAACTGGCGATATGTCGATACCCGTAAACCGGTCACGGAAGATTTCGCTATCCCGACCGACGGAGCAGAATCCCCGTGGGGCGGCGCGCAGTTGAGCTTTATTGCCCGCAAAGCAAGCATGCCGACACCACCGGAAAATCCTCAGGCTTTGCTGGAATATGCAAAGCAGCACCCAGGCAAAGTGAGTTATCCGCGACCGCCTGATTTTACCGGCACCGCGTTTCTTGAGCAGTTGCTTCTGGCGCTGACCGCGCAACCTGAAGCATTAAAAAAAGCGCCAGATAATACATTTGCGCAGGTCTCCGCCCCGCTATGGGATTACCTCGACAAGCTGCATCCGCTGCTGTGGCGTGAAGGAAACGATTTTCCGCCCTCACCTGCACGGATGGATGCCCTGCTGGCAAGCGGAAGCCTGAACCTGTCGCTGACCTTTAACCCGGCCCATGCGCAGCAGAAGGTAACCCGCGGCGAACTGCCTACCGACAGCTACAGCTTCGGCTTTCACGACGGGATGATCGGCAATGTCCATTTCGTCACCATTCCGGCCAATGCCAGCGCGAGCGCCGGAGCAAAAGTGGTCGCTAATTTCCTGCTTTCCCCGCAGGCGCAGATCCGCAAAGCCGATCCGACAATCTGGGGCGACCCGAGCGTGCTTGACGCAGCAACACTGCGCGCAGAGGAGGCTAAACAACTTAGCGCCCACACGCCCGCAGGTTTACCCCCTGTCCTCCCGGAGCCACACGCCGCCTGGGTTAACGCACTGGAACAGGAATGGCTGCGCCGTTACGGCACCCGCTAA
- a CDS encoding TVP38/TMEM64 family protein, with protein MNTQKILFLCALLGAFALAFIVLPPGTLSLDTIKTHQQTLLAQVERAPLQSALVYFGLYVVVSALSIPGAAILTLLGGALFSLWEGVLLVSFASTLGATFAMLASRYLLRDWVQRRFARQMHIINTGMARDGARYLFALRLMPLFPFFLVNLLMGLTRLSAIRYGWISQLAMLPATVIFLNAGRELGELTSLRDILSPGVLFAFTLLGLLPLVTRWLFSRYTSSFKK; from the coding sequence GTGAACACGCAAAAAATACTCTTCCTGTGCGCCCTTCTGGGCGCATTTGCGCTGGCATTCATCGTCCTCCCGCCAGGGACGCTTTCTCTGGACACCATAAAAACACACCAGCAGACGTTACTCGCTCAGGTAGAGCGGGCTCCGCTCCAGAGTGCACTGGTCTATTTTGGGCTTTATGTGGTGGTCTCCGCGCTCTCTATCCCCGGCGCAGCAATATTAACGCTGCTGGGCGGGGCGCTGTTTAGCCTGTGGGAAGGCGTGCTGCTGGTGTCATTTGCCTCCACGCTTGGCGCAACGTTCGCCATGCTCGCCAGCCGTTATCTGCTGCGCGATTGGGTACAGCGGCGTTTTGCGCGCCAGATGCACATCATCAATACCGGAATGGCTCGCGACGGCGCACGTTATCTTTTTGCCCTCCGCCTGATGCCGCTGTTTCCGTTCTTCCTGGTCAACCTGCTGATGGGCCTCACCCGTCTCAGCGCGATCCGCTACGGATGGATTAGTCAGCTTGCCATGCTTCCTGCGACGGTGATTTTTCTGAACGCCGGACGTGAGCTGGGTGAACTGACGTCGCTACGCGATATTCTGTCGCCGGGAGTGTTATTCGCCTTTACACTATTAGGGTTATTACCGCTGGTCACTCGCTGGCTGTTTTCCCGTTACACCTCCTCTTTTAAAAAGTGA
- the xthA gene encoding exodeoxyribonuclease III, with translation MKFVSFNINGLRARPHQLEAIVEQHQPDVIGLQETKVHDDMFPLEEVAKLGYNVFYHGQKGHYGVALLTKETPVSVRRGFPGDDGEAQRRIIMAEVPSALGNITVINGYFPQGESRDHETKFPAKAKFYQDLQDYLTTELKKENPVLIMGDMNISPTDLDIGIGEENRKRWLRTGKCSFLPEEREWMERLLGWGLVDTFRTANPETQDRFSWFDYRSKGFDDNRGLRIDLLLASAPLADRCIETGIDYAIRSMEKPSDHAPVWAKFKL, from the coding sequence ATGAAATTTGTCTCTTTTAATATCAACGGCCTGCGTGCCCGCCCTCACCAGCTTGAAGCGATTGTTGAGCAACATCAACCCGATGTGATCGGCCTGCAGGAGACAAAGGTCCACGACGATATGTTCCCCCTCGAAGAGGTGGCGAAACTGGGCTACAACGTCTTTTATCACGGGCAGAAAGGCCACTACGGCGTTGCGCTGCTGACCAAAGAGACGCCCGTTTCCGTGCGTCGTGGCTTCCCTGGCGATGACGGCGAGGCACAGCGCCGTATCATTATGGCGGAAGTGCCCTCAGCACTGGGCAATATCACGGTGATCAACGGCTATTTCCCACAGGGCGAGAGCCGCGATCATGAAACCAAATTCCCGGCCAAAGCGAAGTTCTATCAGGATCTGCAGGATTACCTGACTACCGAGCTGAAAAAAGAGAATCCGGTGCTGATCATGGGCGATATGAACATTAGCCCGACCGACCTGGACATTGGCATCGGTGAAGAGAACCGCAAACGCTGGCTGCGCACCGGCAAATGCTCTTTCCTGCCGGAAGAGCGCGAGTGGATGGAGCGGCTGCTGGGCTGGGGCCTGGTGGATACGTTCCGCACCGCTAACCCGGAAACGCAGGACCGCTTCTCGTGGTTTGACTACCGTTCAAAAGGTTTTGATGACAACCGGGGTCTGCGTATAGACCTGCTGCTGGCGAGTGCGCCACTGGCGGACCGCTGCATTGAAACGGGCATTGACTACGCGATTCGCAGCATGGAAAAACCCTCTGACCACGCACCTGTGTGGGCGAAATTTAAGCTGTAA
- the astC gene encoding aspartate aminotransferase family protein: MSLSITRGNFDEWMMPVYAPAAFIPVRGEGSRLWDQQGKEYIDFAGGIAVNALGHAHPALRQALNDQAAKFWHTGNGYTNEPALRLAKKLIDATFAEKVFFCNSGAEANEAALKLARKYAHDKFGAHKSGIVAFKNAFHGRTLFTVSAGGQPAYSQDFAPLPPDIRHAVYNDLQSASELIDDTTCAVIVEPMQGEGGVLPAQKAFLQGVRELCDRHNAVLIFDEVQTGVGRTGELYAYMHYGVTPDVLSTAKALGGGFPVGAMLTTDKFASVMTVGTHGTTYGGNPLASAVAGQVLDIINTPEVLNGVKQRHDWFVERLTAINNKTGLFKEIRGLGLLIGCELTPEFAGKAKLISQEAAKMGVMVLIAGASVVRFAPALIVSEEEVQTGLDRFAQACEQVKSGVSS, translated from the coding sequence ATGTCTCTGTCAATTACGCGTGGAAATTTCGATGAATGGATGATGCCGGTTTACGCTCCGGCGGCTTTTATTCCGGTACGTGGGGAAGGCTCGCGCCTGTGGGATCAGCAGGGCAAAGAGTATATCGACTTTGCGGGTGGGATTGCGGTAAATGCGCTGGGGCATGCGCACCCGGCGCTGCGTCAGGCGCTGAACGATCAGGCGGCAAAATTCTGGCATACCGGTAACGGCTATACCAACGAACCGGCACTGCGTCTGGCGAAAAAACTGATTGACGCCACCTTCGCAGAGAAAGTCTTTTTCTGTAACTCCGGTGCGGAGGCGAACGAAGCCGCGCTGAAGCTGGCGCGCAAATATGCGCACGATAAATTTGGCGCGCACAAGAGCGGTATCGTCGCGTTTAAAAATGCTTTTCATGGCCGCACGCTGTTTACCGTCAGTGCGGGCGGCCAGCCAGCGTACTCGCAGGATTTTGCGCCGCTGCCGCCGGATATTCGTCACGCTGTTTATAACGATCTGCAGTCCGCGAGCGAGCTGATTGACGATACCACCTGCGCGGTGATCGTCGAGCCGATGCAGGGCGAGGGTGGCGTGCTTCCGGCGCAAAAAGCCTTCCTGCAAGGGGTGCGGGAACTGTGCGATCGTCACAACGCGGTGCTGATTTTTGACGAGGTTCAGACAGGCGTTGGCCGCACCGGTGAGCTGTATGCCTATATGCACTATGGCGTCACGCCGGATGTGCTTTCCACTGCAAAAGCGCTGGGCGGTGGTTTCCCGGTTGGCGCGATGCTGACGACCGATAAGTTCGCCAGCGTGATGACGGTGGGCACTCACGGCACCACCTACGGCGGCAACCCACTGGCATCAGCCGTGGCCGGACAGGTGCTGGATATCATTAACACGCCGGAGGTCCTGAACGGTGTGAAGCAGCGTCATGACTGGTTTGTCGAGCGTTTAACCGCCATCAACAACAAGACGGGCCTGTTTAAAGAGATCCGCGGTCTGGGGCTGTTAATTGGCTGCGAACTCACGCCTGAGTTTGCCGGAAAAGCTAAACTTATCTCACAGGAAGCAGCAAAAATGGGCGTGATGGTGCTGATTGCGGGTGCCAGCGTGGTGCGGTTTGCCCCCGCGCTGATTGTCAGCGAGGAAGAGGTTCAGACCGGTTTAGACCGTTTTGCGCAGGCCTGTGAACAGGTGAAGTCAGGGGTGTCATCATGA